From the genome of Amycolatopsis camponoti:
GTCGCCGTGGACGGGGACGTCGACCTCGGCACGGCGCCGATGCTGCACGACGTCCTGGACGCGAACCTGGGCCGGGCGCCGCGGCGGATCGTCGTGGACCTGTCGCTCGTGCGGTTCCTGAACGCCGCTGGGCTGGAGGTGCTGCTCGACGCCCACCGCCGGGCCTCCCCGGGCACCGATGTGCGGCTGGTCGCCACGACGCGCGCGACCTGGCGGCCGCTGCGGCTCACTCGCACCGATGAACGCCTGGTCGTCCACACCTCGCGGGCAGCGGCCATCGCGGCGCCGCTGTGGGCGGCGGCGGACACCGGCTGACGCCGGAACCCGGTTTCACCTGCCGGAAAGGGACGGCTCAGTTCCCGGTCCGCTCGTCGGAACCGGGTGGCCGGGCGTCGAGGATGTCGGTGGCCCGCACCAGGCTGATCTGCTCGTCCGAGGCGGACCCCTGCCGGCGGATGGGCACCCAGGTGGTGCTGGTGTGCTCGTCGCGCAGGCTGTGCCCCGCGACGGTCCCGACGTTTTCGCGCCACGCCGGGGCCGCGCGCGAGGCGCGGTGGCGGTAGCGGTAGCGGACGACCCACCCGGGTGGGTACCCACCGCCGTGGCGCGTGGGCCAGGTCCGGTTCGCGCTCCCCGTGGTCCGTCCCGCCGGGTACGCATCGGTCTGCTCGTCGTCCACCGGTGCCAGCCTTCGCTCGCGGCGCACGGAGTACGCCGTCATGCTTCGCCGGGGTCCGGGGCGCGGTCTTCCACACTAGAACGGGTAGTCCCGGGCGCGGTTCGCCCGGGCGAGTGGTTCTCCGGCCGGGTGGCCAGGCTGCGCACGCCCGAGCTGAAGACGGCGAGCAGGGGCACGGCGAGCAGGGCACCCACGATGCCGGCGGTGACCAGCCCGATGGTGAGGGCGAGGACCACAGCGAGGGGATGAAGCCGGACGGCGCGCCCGAGCAGGAGTGGCTGCAGGACGTGGCTTTCGAGCTGCATGACACCGACGACGACGGCGAGCACGATGACGGCGGCCCACACGCCGTTGGTCACCAGGGCCACGAGGACGGCGATCGCGCCCGCGATCACCGAGCCGATGACCGGGACGAACGCGCCGAGGAAGACCAGCGCGCTCAACGGAGCCGCCAGCGGGACCCCGATGATCACCAGGCCGAGGCCGATGCCGACGGCGTCGACGAGCGCGACGGCCGCCGTGCCGCGGATGTAGTGCGCCAGGGTGGTGAACCCGCTGCGCCCGGCGGCGTCGACGCGGTCGCGCACGCGGGCCGGGACGGCCCGCAGCACGAACACCCAGATCACGCGGCCCTGGGCGAGGAAGAAGATCAAGCAGAACACGACGAGCAGGGCTTCGGCGAGCAGTTCGCCCACGGTCACCGCCGTGGTGAGGGCGCCCGAGGCGATCGCCGACTTGTTCCGGCCGAGCATGGCGGTCAGGTTGCCGAGCATCTCGTCGAGCTGGCCCTGGCTCAGGTGCAGCGGCCCGGTCTTCAGCCAGGTGTTCAGGTCGGTCAGGCTCGCGGTGACCTGGTCGATCAGCGCGGGCATGCCGACGGTGACGCTGATGACCACGAACGTCACCACGCCGCCGGCCAGGGCGATTCCCCCGACCAGCACGATCGCGGCCGCCAGCCCGCGGGGGACCTTCTTGCCCACCAGCCAGGAAACGGCCGGGGAGAACAGGCCCGCCAGCAGGAGCGCGACGGCGACCGGGACCAGCACCGAGGCCAGCTTGACGGCCAGGAAACCCACGACCGTCAGGGCGGCCGCGACGACCAGGGCGCGCCAGGCGACGGCGGC
Proteins encoded in this window:
- a CDS encoding STAS domain-containing protein — encoded protein: MTVHRGQCAPIVPSVVIDFPRAPVAGHRYQDLTITVERLGETLVVAVDGDVDLGTAPMLHDVLDANLGRAPRRIVVDLSLVRFLNAAGLEVLLDAHRRASPGTDVRLVATTRATWRPLRLTRTDERLVVHTSRAAAIAAPLWAAADTG
- a CDS encoding AI-2E family transporter — its product is MPAPDSSPVPYGLRVAAAVAWRALVVAAALTVVGFLAVKLASVLVPVAVALLLAGLFSPAVSWLVGKKVPRGLAAAIVLVGGIALAGGVVTFVVISVTVGMPALIDQVTASLTDLNTWLKTGPLHLSQGQLDEMLGNLTAMLGRNKSAIASGALTTAVTVGELLAEALLVVFCLIFFLAQGRVIWVFVLRAVPARVRDRVDAAGRSGFTTLAHYIRGTAAVALVDAVGIGLGLVIIGVPLAAPLSALVFLGAFVPVIGSVIAGAIAVLVALVTNGVWAAVIVLAVVVGVMQLESHVLQPLLLGRAVRLHPLAVVLALTIGLVTAGIVGALLAVPLLAVFSSGVRSLATRPENHSPGRTAPGTTRSSVEDRAPDPGEA